The Hydrogenobacter thermophilus TK-6 genome window below encodes:
- a CDS encoding ABC transporter permease, whose product MPPALKTVFNIALRYTLASKGSTLLVSVIALLGVVLSIVAILLTMGVFAGFQHALKEKILSTSPHIVVSLLDSQNMPDYQERIKTLKGVKSVYPVVLYQAIVSKGGSLQSVSIKGMKPSDIIQKKKFLVKGEFKGGLLVGKGLADIMGIKPGDEVLLVSPMGKSTPFGFLPKVGHFRVDGIFQTGSFDQDYLTVLMPMSEANDFFGPSWQLYGFEVFIKDPYKAQQVKAQIEKELSDSAIVRSWIDLNKPLFNALELEKVGIFFVLLLMVMVASFNITSLLFMKVREKIRDIAVLRTFGLKRREIALIFLIQGITLGAAGALLGLFISLLGAYLINEYKLVRVPADVYLMDHVPVFFEVSDIVITLSGALLLSFVASLLPAYRASRTNIVEILRNE is encoded by the coding sequence GTGCCACCCGCTTTAAAGACCGTCTTTAACATTGCTCTAAGATACACATTGGCCAGTAAGGGTTCAACTCTGTTGGTATCGGTAATAGCCTTGCTGGGTGTGGTTTTGAGCATAGTGGCTATTCTTCTTACTATGGGTGTGTTTGCAGGATTTCAGCATGCTCTCAAGGAGAAGATACTTTCCACATCACCGCACATAGTGGTAAGCCTCTTAGATAGCCAAAACATGCCAGACTACCAAGAGAGGATAAAAACCCTAAAAGGCGTAAAAAGTGTTTATCCCGTAGTTCTCTATCAGGCTATAGTGTCTAAGGGGGGATCTCTTCAGAGTGTGAGCATAAAAGGTATGAAGCCTTCCGACATAATTCAAAAAAAGAAGTTTTTGGTAAAAGGAGAGTTTAAAGGTGGGCTTTTGGTGGGCAAGGGGCTTGCGGACATAATGGGTATAAAGCCTGGTGATGAGGTGCTTCTGGTCTCCCCTATGGGCAAAAGCACACCCTTTGGCTTTTTACCTAAGGTGGGACACTTTAGAGTAGATGGCATCTTTCAGACGGGCAGTTTTGACCAAGATTATCTTACTGTCCTTATGCCCATGTCTGAAGCTAATGATTTCTTTGGACCCTCTTGGCAACTTTATGGTTTTGAAGTATTCATAAAAGACCCTTACAAAGCACAGCAGGTAAAGGCACAGATAGAGAAAGAGCTATCAGATTCTGCCATAGTAAGGTCGTGGATAGACCTCAATAAGCCTCTCTTTAATGCGCTTGAACTGGAAAAGGTGGGCATCTTCTTTGTGCTTCTTTTGATGGTTATGGTGGCATCTTTTAACATAACGAGCCTTCTATTTATGAAAGTCAGGGAAAAGATAAGAGATATTGCCGTTTTACGCACCTTTGGACTAAAGAGAAGAGAGATAGCTTTGATATTTTTAATTCAGGGAATAACTTTGGGTGCTGCTGGCGCTCTACTTGGTCTTTTCATCTCCTTGCTGGGTGCATATCTCATCAACGAGTACAAGCTGGTGAGGGTGCCGGCAGATGTTTACCTTATGGATCATGTACCTGTCTTTTTTGAAGTATCTGACATAGTTATAACCTTAAGTGGTGCCTTGCTGCTTTCTTTTGTGGCAAGTCTCCTGCCAGCATACAGAGCCAGCAGAACTAACATAGTGGAGATACTAAGAAATGAGTGA
- a CDS encoding glycosyltransferase family 2 protein has product MISVVIPAYNEKDSIPILYEKLTKVLEGDYEIIFVDDGSDDGTFEVLQKIAGKDSRVKVIRFRRNYGQTAAMYAGFQHAKGEIIITMDADLQNDPEDIPALIRKLEEGYDLVSGWRKDRKDPFFSRRLPSMIANWIISKVTGVELHDYGCTLKAYRADILKELELYGDMHRFLPALTKRHGAKITEVVVRHHPRLYGKSKYGLGRTIRVILDILLVKFLNEYINKPMYVFGSVGFLLLFTGSLVLAYLILIKLFLGEDIGRRPLLVLSVLSILAGIQLISTGIIAELLVRIYYRSKEDKPYIIDRKINL; this is encoded by the coding sequence ATGATATCCGTTGTCATTCCGGCGTACAACGAAAAGGACAGCATCCCAATACTTTACGAAAAGCTCACAAAGGTGTTGGAAGGTGATTATGAGATTATATTTGTTGACGATGGCTCTGATGATGGCACTTTTGAAGTCCTTCAAAAGATAGCAGGTAAAGATAGCAGGGTAAAGGTTATAAGATTCAGAAGAAATTACGGGCAGACTGCTGCCATGTATGCAGGTTTTCAACACGCAAAGGGAGAGATCATAATCACCATGGACGCAGACTTACAAAATGACCCAGAGGACATACCAGCTTTAATTAGAAAGCTTGAAGAAGGGTATGACCTGGTGAGTGGGTGGAGAAAAGATCGCAAAGACCCCTTCTTTTCAAGAAGACTCCCTTCTATGATAGCCAACTGGATAATATCTAAGGTTACAGGTGTGGAGCTTCACGACTATGGATGCACTCTAAAGGCATACAGGGCAGACATCTTAAAAGAGCTTGAACTTTACGGTGATATGCACAGATTTCTACCCGCCCTTACCAAAAGGCACGGAGCCAAGATAACCGAGGTGGTAGTAAGACACCACCCAAGACTCTACGGCAAGTCCAAGTATGGCTTGGGCAGAACCATAAGGGTGATCCTTGACATACTTCTTGTTAAGTTTCTCAATGAGTACATAAACAAACCCATGTATGTTTTTGGCTCTGTAGGTTTTCTGCTGCTTTTTACAGGTTCTTTAGTGCTGGCTTACCTTATCTTGATAAAGCTGTTTTTGGGAGAGGATATAGGAAGAAGACCCTTGCTGGTGCTTAGCGTCCTTTCTATACTTGCAGGCATACAGCTCATATCAACAGGAATAATAGCAGAGCTTCTGGTAAGGATATACTACAGAAGTAAGGAAGACAAGCCATATATCATTGACAGGAAGATAAACCTCTAA
- the dcd gene encoding dCTP deaminase: MILSDGTIKKLILKGKLVVEPYDESHVQASSIDLTLGGELLFYKTDCIDVKSETIPVEKVVIPQEGFLIEPKAFVLATTSEYIKLPEDITAFVEGRSSLGRLGLFIENAGWVDAGFEGQITLELYNANSCPIRLYRGMRICQIVLAKLDRKAQNPYRGKYHRQVGATPSKIFLDFKL, from the coding sequence ATGATACTGAGTGATGGCACCATAAAGAAGCTGATACTGAAAGGTAAGCTTGTAGTAGAGCCTTATGATGAAAGCCATGTGCAAGCCTCTTCCATAGACCTAACACTGGGAGGCGAACTGCTTTTTTACAAGACTGATTGCATAGATGTCAAAAGCGAAACTATACCTGTTGAGAAAGTGGTAATTCCTCAAGAGGGCTTTCTCATAGAACCCAAGGCTTTTGTTCTTGCTACAACCAGTGAGTACATAAAGCTTCCTGAGGATATAACCGCCTTTGTAGAAGGCAGGTCTTCTCTTGGAAGATTGGGACTCTTTATTGAAAACGCAGGCTGGGTGGATGCTGGATTTGAAGGTCAGATAACCCTTGAGCTTTACAACGCCAACTCATGCCCCATAAGATTGTATAGAGGCATGAGGATATGTCAGATAGTTTTGGCAAAACTTGACAGAAAAGCTCAGAACCCATACAGAGGCAAGTATCACAGGCAAGTGGGAGCAACTCCTTCTAAGATATTTCTTGACTTTAAGTTATAA
- the tyrS gene encoding tyrosine--tRNA ligase, translating into MTPEEQLKLIKKGTVEIIEEEELLRKLKEGRPLKVKAGFDPTAPDLHLGHTVLLQKMRTFQQLGHEVYFVIGDFTAMIGDPTGRLETRPPLTREQVIENAKTYEHQVFKVLDPEKTNIVFNSTWLSTLGTEGVIKLAGKYTVARMLERDDFSKRFKEGIPIYIHEFLYPLLQGYDSVFLKADVELGGTDQKFNLLVGRDLQREAGLEPQVCITLPLLVGLDGVRKMSKSYGNYIGLTEDPYTMFGKTMSISDQLMWEYYTLLTDYTQEEIERIKELHPMEAKKRLAHYIVSRYHSKEEADRALDNFERTFSKREFPEDAPVIKVERGLKRKAYELLYELGIESSKNSARRVIQGGGLKINFQKIEDENQEIEIKEELKLQVGKKRFYRIVPYS; encoded by the coding sequence ATGACTCCAGAGGAACAGCTTAAACTCATAAAAAAAGGTACGGTAGAGATAATAGAGGAGGAAGAGCTTTTAAGGAAGCTCAAGGAAGGAAGACCCCTCAAGGTAAAGGCTGGCTTTGACCCCACAGCTCCTGACCTTCATCTGGGACACACAGTCCTCCTCCAAAAGATGAGAACTTTTCAGCAGCTGGGACACGAAGTTTACTTTGTGATAGGAGACTTTACCGCCATGATAGGAGACCCCACAGGAAGGCTTGAGACAAGACCACCCTTAACAAGAGAGCAGGTGATAGAAAATGCAAAAACCTACGAGCATCAAGTTTTTAAGGTGCTTGACCCAGAAAAGACCAACATAGTGTTTAACAGCACTTGGCTTTCCACACTTGGAACTGAGGGCGTGATAAAGCTGGCAGGAAAGTACACGGTGGCAAGGATGTTAGAAAGGGATGACTTTTCAAAAAGGTTCAAAGAGGGCATACCCATATACATACACGAGTTTTTATACCCGCTGCTTCAGGGCTACGACTCAGTTTTTCTAAAAGCCGATGTAGAGCTGGGGGGTACAGACCAGAAGTTCAATCTTTTAGTGGGAAGAGACCTGCAAAGAGAAGCTGGTTTAGAACCTCAGGTATGCATAACTCTGCCGCTGCTGGTGGGACTCGACGGCGTTAGAAAAATGTCCAAGTCTTACGGAAACTACATAGGCTTGACAGAAGACCCCTACACCATGTTTGGCAAGACCATGTCCATATCTGACCAGCTTATGTGGGAATACTACACGCTTTTGACTGACTACACGCAGGAAGAGATAGAGAGAATTAAAGAACTCCACCCCATGGAAGCAAAAAAGAGGCTGGCTCATTACATAGTCTCTCGGTACCACTCCAAAGAAGAGGCGGATAGAGCTCTTGATAACTTTGAAAGGACTTTTTCTAAGAGAGAGTTTCCGGAAGATGCACCCGTTATAAAGGTGGAGAGGGGTCTAAAAAGAAAAGCTTACGAGCTTCTTTATGAGCTTGGCATAGAATCCTCTAAAAACTCTGCGAGGCGAGTCATTCAAGGTGGTGGTTTGAAAATAAACTTCCAAAAGATAGAGGATGAAAACCAAGAGATAGAGATAAAAGAGGAGCTAAAGCTTCAGGTGGGCAAAAAGCGCTTCTACAGGATAGTACCTTATTCATGA
- the gltA gene encoding NADPH-dependent glutamate synthase produces the protein MSKRIRYTDRNPEPMLPPEERSKTFREYALGFSVSMALDEAKRCLLCKDADKRCIKGCPVNVDIPGFIKKITEGDLVGAYKKIIETDLFPSICGRVCPQERQCEGSCILYYDTVRGRKNKGLPVSIGALEKFVGDFIRISGIQIEEQIKAPTGKKVAIVGAGPAGLSCAYDLLKAGHKVHIYEALQKAGGVMVYGIPHARLDRELIDWEINRLKKMGAKFFFGYVVGRTVSLRELLANYDAVFLGVGAGRGSLGIKGDHLMGVYSAIEVLMRINLMQARDFPQSPTPVNLGRRTAIVGGGFTAVDCAISALRLGVETHVVYRRTRETSSARDEEWDHIKEEGAILHWLTQPVEVIGDESGKVIGLKCIKMQLGEPDESGRPKPVPIPNSEHIIECDSVIFAIGQKPNPIAYQDLPELELTKWGTVKVDENFRTNVPGLFAGGDVVNGGDTVVRAISHGRKAAKVIDEYLLKEVKV, from the coding sequence ATGAGTAAGCGCATAAGGTACACAGACAGAAACCCAGAACCCATGCTCCCACCTGAGGAGAGAAGTAAAACCTTCAGAGAGTATGCGCTCGGTTTTTCCGTAAGCATGGCTCTTGACGAAGCCAAAAGGTGCCTGCTCTGTAAGGATGCGGACAAAAGATGCATAAAGGGGTGTCCAGTAAATGTAGATATACCTGGTTTTATCAAAAAGATAACGGAAGGGGACCTGGTGGGTGCCTACAAAAAGATTATAGAAACAGACCTTTTCCCTTCCATATGCGGAAGGGTTTGTCCTCAGGAGAGGCAGTGTGAAGGCTCTTGCATCCTTTACTATGACACGGTAAGAGGCAGGAAAAACAAGGGACTGCCTGTCAGCATAGGCGCTCTTGAGAAGTTTGTGGGCGATTTTATACGCATATCAGGTATTCAGATAGAGGAGCAAATAAAAGCTCCTACAGGGAAAAAGGTGGCTATAGTGGGTGCGGGTCCTGCGGGTCTTTCTTGTGCCTATGACCTTTTAAAAGCCGGACACAAGGTGCACATATACGAGGCTCTTCAAAAAGCTGGGGGAGTGATGGTTTACGGTATTCCTCACGCAAGACTTGACAGAGAGCTCATTGATTGGGAGATAAACAGACTGAAAAAGATGGGTGCTAAGTTTTTCTTCGGGTATGTGGTGGGGAGAACGGTAAGCCTTAGGGAGCTGCTGGCAAATTATGATGCAGTGTTTTTGGGTGTTGGTGCAGGGAGGGGAAGCCTTGGTATAAAAGGTGATCATCTGATGGGTGTTTACTCTGCCATAGAGGTGCTTATGCGTATAAACCTCATGCAGGCTAGGGACTTTCCACAGTCTCCAACTCCTGTAAACTTGGGCAGAAGAACCGCCATAGTAGGTGGTGGCTTTACTGCGGTGGATTGTGCCATCAGCGCTTTGCGCCTGGGTGTTGAGACTCATGTGGTTTACAGAAGAACAAGAGAGACATCCTCCGCAAGGGATGAAGAGTGGGACCACATAAAGGAAGAGGGTGCAATACTGCACTGGCTTACACAGCCTGTAGAGGTAATCGGTGATGAGAGTGGCAAAGTAATAGGTCTTAAATGCATAAAGATGCAGCTGGGAGAGCCTGACGAGAGTGGAAGACCCAAACCCGTACCCATTCCCAATTCGGAGCACATCATAGAGTGTGACTCGGTCATATTCGCCATAGGTCAAAAGCCAAATCCTATAGCCTACCAAGATCTTCCTGAGCTAGAACTGACCAAGTGGGGAACTGTCAAAGTGGACGAAAACTTCAGAACCAATGTGCCCGGTCTTTTTGCAGGCGGGGATGTGGTAAATGGTGGAGACACAGTGGTAAGAGCCATATCCCACGGTAGAAAGGCTGCAAAGGTGATAGATGAATACCTTCTGAAGGAGGTAAAAGTATGA
- the cysM gene encoding cysteine synthase B, with protein sequence MWVLGQHDEPYRKHRSSILNLVGNTPLVRIKKLIPKDISPKVEVYAKLESFNPGGSVKDRPALSMFLSAMQEGLLKEGKVVIDATSGNTGIALAMVGASLGVSVELAMPANVSEERKRIIKAYGAKVYLTDPLEGTDGAILFVRERVSKEPEKYVYLDQYNNPANWKAHFYSTGIEIWHQTGGRITHLVAGIGTGGTIMGTGRRLKIYNPEIQVIGVQPAYPFHGIEGLKHIESSIKPGIFDETFLDRTMFVETEQAYEMTKRLALEEAIFAGQSSGAALYAALELAKELEEGVIVVIFPDGGEKYLSTAPFKE encoded by the coding sequence ATGTGGGTTTTGGGTCAGCATGATGAGCCTTACAGAAAGCACAGAAGCTCCATCCTAAACCTTGTGGGAAACACGCCTTTGGTGAGAATAAAAAAGCTAATACCCAAAGATATATCACCTAAGGTAGAGGTATATGCAAAGCTTGAAAGTTTTAATCCGGGTGGTTCTGTTAAAGACAGACCTGCTTTGAGTATGTTTCTTTCCGCTATGCAGGAAGGACTTTTGAAGGAGGGTAAAGTGGTTATAGATGCCACATCTGGAAATACTGGTATAGCTCTTGCCATGGTGGGAGCTTCTCTTGGAGTGTCAGTAGAGCTTGCCATGCCAGCCAATGTGAGCGAGGAAAGAAAGAGGATCATAAAAGCCTATGGAGCGAAGGTTTATCTTACAGACCCTCTGGAAGGTACAGATGGTGCCATACTGTTTGTTAGGGAGAGGGTTTCAAAAGAGCCGGAAAAGTATGTTTACTTGGACCAGTACAACAACCCTGCCAACTGGAAAGCTCACTTTTACTCCACAGGCATAGAGATATGGCATCAGACGGGCGGGCGTATTACTCACCTGGTGGCAGGTATTGGCACGGGTGGGACTATTATGGGAACAGGTAGGAGGCTCAAAATATACAATCCAGAAATTCAGGTGATAGGAGTGCAACCAGCTTATCCCTTTCACGGTATAGAGGGACTAAAGCACATAGAGAGCTCTATAAAGCCAGGCATATTTGATGAAACCTTTCTGGACAGAACCATGTTTGTGGAGACTGAGCAAGCTTACGAAATGACAAAGAGACTGGCTCTTGAGGAAGCCATCTTTGCAGGTCAATCTTCTGGTGCAGCTCTCTACGCAGCGCTTGAGTTGGCTAAAGAGTTGGAAGAGGGTGTTATAGTAGTTATCTTTCCCGACGGAGGTGAAAAGTATCTTAGCACAGCTCCATTTAAGGAATAA
- a CDS encoding glycosyltransferase family 9 protein, giving the protein MEDSQHGSGQMKILIWQTAYLGDVVLITPLIRTLRKCLVEAKVSFVGRPFITQLLKGYDINLYPFSKGLWESFEMAEKISDYHVAVSPHVSARSALILFFSGIPLRIGFDRSELSWLYTHRVKHQWNKHEIERNLELLKPLGIKENEWIRETKLFVDEQEINSLREKFNLPEDYIVLSPFSNFPLKEWYLQGWMEVASGLNISKVLIGTEKDAKKAEEIERKAEVINLVGKTSLRELMAVIAGAKLVISVDSSPMHIANALGIPAVCIYTSTSPSYGFYPRIGTYLVPSLECSPCSPNPKKCKSGHYACLRAVKSEEVLKEALKFF; this is encoded by the coding sequence GTGGAAGATAGCCAGCATGGCTCCGGTCAGATGAAGATTCTCATCTGGCAGACGGCTTACCTGGGTGATGTGGTGCTGATCACGCCTCTGATAAGAACTCTAAGGAAGTGCCTGGTTGAAGCAAAAGTAAGTTTTGTAGGAAGACCATTTATAACACAGTTGCTGAAAGGTTATGACATAAATTTATATCCCTTTAGCAAAGGACTCTGGGAATCCTTTGAGATGGCTGAGAAAATATCCGATTACCATGTGGCTGTTTCTCCTCATGTGTCTGCAAGGTCTGCTCTCATTCTTTTCTTTTCTGGCATACCTTTGCGCATAGGTTTTGACAGGTCAGAACTCTCTTGGCTATATACCCACAGAGTTAAGCACCAGTGGAACAAGCACGAAATTGAGAGGAATTTGGAACTCTTAAAACCTCTGGGCATCAAAGAAAACGAATGGATAAGAGAAACAAAGCTGTTTGTTGATGAGCAAGAGATAAACTCCCTACGCGAAAAGTTTAACCTACCAGAAGATTACATAGTCCTATCTCCCTTTTCCAACTTTCCCCTAAAAGAGTGGTACCTGCAGGGCTGGATGGAGGTAGCTTCTGGCCTTAATATCAGCAAGGTGCTGATAGGTACAGAAAAGGATGCAAAGAAGGCAGAAGAGATAGAAAGAAAAGCAGAAGTTATAAACCTCGTTGGCAAAACTTCTCTGAGAGAGCTGATGGCTGTCATAGCTGGTGCTAAACTGGTTATCTCCGTGGACTCCTCACCTATGCACATAGCCAACGCTCTGGGAATTCCAGCCGTATGCATATACACATCCACATCCCCTTCCTATGGCTTCTATCCGAGGATAGGTACTTACCTTGTTCCTTCTCTTGAATGCTCTCCCTGCTCTCCCAACCCTAAAAAGTGCAAAAGTGGGCATTACGCTTGCCTTAGAGCTGTAAAGTCTGAGGAGGTGCTAAAAGAGGCATTAAAATTCTTCTGA
- a CDS encoding F0F1 ATP synthase subunit gamma, protein MRLKDIDNKINHLYSVKKYINAMNLISINRYRRYYAQLSAQHRYFLRLREVLEMLIYLHRGDLFLKRKEKSLCLILLSTDRGFVGRFNEVLIRTVSDFLKHPPLEVKKVVIVGRRGAQQFKNMEKTETYTGVFGKDIDWGKAQEIFYSIVRDYMAGHYDAVYVALNRPILRQAMREEKAEREVKKEEAQVGEIFYELFKRATPTLPVAVGTVASYKPQIVKFIPPALEGSYSEKSIMNFEGDEEFILMELLRLYLYFLLRQIFLEHFSAELSARFIKTREIIRAIDKKVSQLSFERNKLRQERINNELLDLINIYISMKERLFKDMQDESYTLEVSKDFTEEAVDMILGRLGRRFHFKKVIRRDMSGWRVLSRSSMYDLTLESFLTRLLRSLPYSNLWV, encoded by the coding sequence ATGAGATTAAAGGACATAGATAACAAAATAAATCACCTTTATTCTGTCAAAAAGTACATAAACGCCATGAATCTTATCTCCATAAATAGATACAGAAGATACTATGCACAGCTGAGTGCTCAACATAGATACTTTCTCAGACTTAGAGAGGTGTTGGAGATGCTCATCTACCTCCACAGGGGCGATCTGTTTCTAAAACGCAAAGAGAAGAGTCTGTGCCTTATTCTTCTGAGTACAGATAGAGGGTTTGTAGGTAGATTTAACGAGGTATTAATAAGGACAGTATCCGATTTTTTGAAGCATCCACCCCTTGAGGTAAAGAAGGTGGTTATAGTGGGTAGAAGGGGAGCTCAGCAGTTTAAAAATATGGAAAAAACGGAAACATACACAGGAGTATTTGGAAAAGACATAGATTGGGGGAAAGCTCAGGAGATCTTTTACAGCATTGTAAGGGATTACATGGCTGGACATTACGACGCTGTGTATGTTGCTCTCAACAGACCAATACTTAGACAAGCGATGCGTGAAGAGAAAGCAGAAAGAGAAGTGAAAAAGGAGGAAGCACAGGTAGGTGAGATATTTTACGAACTCTTTAAGAGAGCCACACCCACCTTACCTGTTGCGGTAGGAACTGTTGCATCTTACAAGCCTCAGATAGTAAAGTTTATACCCCCCGCACTGGAAGGCTCTTACAGTGAGAAAAGCATCATGAACTTTGAAGGAGACGAGGAATTTATCCTGATGGAGCTTCTGAGGCTCTATCTTTACTTTCTCCTTAGGCAGATCTTTCTGGAGCACTTTTCGGCTGAGTTATCCGCAAGGTTTATCAAAACTAGGGAGATCATAAGAGCTATAGATAAGAAAGTGTCTCAGCTTAGCTTTGAGAGAAATAAGCTCAGGCAGGAAAGGATAAACAATGAGCTGTTGGATCTCATAAACATTTACATATCAATGAAGGAAAGGCTCTTTAAGGATATGCAAGATGAATCTTACACACTTGAGGTTAGTAAAGATTTTACAGAGGAAGCTGTTGATATGATTCTTGGGCGCCTCGGTAGAAGGTTCCATTTTAAAAAAGTGATAAGAAGGGATATGTCTGGATGGAGGGTCCTTTCAAGAAGCTCCATGTACGACCTTACTTTGGAGAGCTTTTTGACTCGTCTTTTAAGATCCTTACCTTACTCCAATCTATGGGTATAA
- the rsmH gene encoding 16S rRNA (cytosine(1402)-N(4))-methyltransferase RsmH, producing MHIPVLLKESVDLLVWRTGGVYVDATVGLGGHTKGILERDPRAFVIGIDRDPHALKLAEENLKDFEGRFCLYQANFRYLDEVLKQEGIKEVDGFLFDLGVSMLQLKSPRGFSFQRDEPLDMRMNPEDKKTAYQVINTYSERDLVRILKEYGEEPNASRIARAIVMHRTKKPIETTGELVSIITSLIPYRRGRVHPATRIFQAIRIEVNEELISLEEALEKTPRFLKKGGRLVVISFHSLEDRIVKNFFKRHTDIFKLLTKKPIRPTLQEMKKNPASRSAKLRAGERI from the coding sequence ATGCACATTCCTGTACTTTTAAAAGAAAGCGTAGACCTTCTTGTCTGGAGGACAGGAGGTGTATATGTGGATGCTACAGTAGGCTTGGGTGGACATACCAAAGGGATACTTGAGAGAGACCCCCGTGCCTTCGTGATTGGCATAGACAGAGACCCTCATGCGCTAAAACTTGCTGAAGAGAACTTAAAAGATTTTGAGGGAAGGTTTTGCCTCTACCAGGCAAACTTTAGGTATCTGGACGAAGTTTTAAAACAGGAGGGGATAAAGGAAGTGGACGGCTTTCTCTTTGATTTGGGGGTTTCTATGCTTCAGCTAAAAAGCCCAAGAGGTTTTTCCTTTCAGAGGGATGAGCCCTTAGACATGAGGATGAACCCAGAGGACAAAAAGACAGCTTATCAGGTGATAAACACATACAGCGAGAGAGACCTTGTAAGAATACTCAAGGAATATGGTGAAGAACCCAATGCCAGCAGAATAGCCAGAGCCATAGTTATGCACAGGACAAAAAAACCCATAGAAACAACTGGAGAGCTTGTAAGTATTATCACCTCCTTAATTCCATACAGGCGTGGGAGGGTGCATCCTGCCACCAGAATTTTTCAGGCTATAAGGATAGAGGTTAATGAAGAGCTCATCTCTCTTGAGGAAGCGCTTGAAAAGACGCCCAGGTTTTTAAAGAAAGGTGGTAGGCTGGTAGTCATTTCCTTTCACTCTCTTGAGGATAGGATAGTCAAAAACTTTTTTAAAAGACACACCGACATATTTAAGTTATTGACAAAAAAGCCCATCAGACCTACCCTTCAAGAGATGAAGAAAAACCCTGCCAGCAGGAGCGCCAAACTAAGAGCGGGGGAAAGGATATGA
- a CDS encoding DUF4878 domain-containing protein — protein MKRVAVGLAALLLAFFVVRSCSGGPEDEARATVKDFISAIRDKEGQEAVKLLYPPFRDALVQDVKIPVQLTEMKPSELLACILSSMGENIKKVKYLDTRKLDDKHVEVLVKVIDRQGVEKLFSFILIKDEKRWKIASMAPVR, from the coding sequence ATGAAAAGAGTAGCCGTCGGCTTAGCCGCTCTGTTGCTTGCCTTTTTTGTGGTAAGGTCCTGTAGTGGAGGACCAGAAGATGAGGCAAGAGCTACAGTCAAAGACTTTATATCTGCCATAAGAGATAAGGAGGGACAAGAAGCAGTCAAGCTACTCTATCCGCCTTTTAGAGACGCCCTTGTGCAGGATGTAAAAATCCCAGTGCAACTTACCGAGATGAAGCCTTCTGAGCTTCTTGCATGCATATTGTCAAGCATGGGAGAAAACATAAAAAAGGTCAAGTACCTTGACACAAGAAAGCTGGATGATAAGCATGTGGAGGTGCTGGTCAAAGTTATTGACAGGCAGGGAGTGGAAAAACTATTTAGCTTCATACTCATAAAGGATGAAAAAAGGTGGAAGATAGCCAGCATGGCTCCGGTCAGATGA
- a CDS encoding ABC transporter ATP-binding protein — protein sequence MSEVIKTVNLWKVYSDGTKALKGINLVVKEGELCGLMGPSGSGKSTLLHLIAGLDRPTEGKVFLLGRDITSMGEDDLAEFRKNNIAFVFQFYYLLEDFNVLENLLIVGQLAGLKDVKKKALEILSFLRLEDKIKHKPNQLSGGQMQRVAIGRALMLEPKVLLADEPTGNLDLDEGKRIFELFKHLNQEKGITFLIATHNTELSKFFDRIVRIRNGILTD from the coding sequence ATGAGTGAGGTCATAAAAACGGTGAATCTCTGGAAGGTTTATTCCGATGGTACCAAAGCACTCAAGGGTATAAATTTGGTGGTGAAGGAAGGGGAGCTGTGCGGGCTTATGGGTCCTTCTGGTTCTGGTAAAAGCACTCTCCTTCATCTGATTGCAGGTCTTGACCGCCCTACAGAAGGTAAGGTATTTCTTCTGGGAAGAGATATTACAAGCATGGGGGAAGATGATTTGGCGGAATTTAGAAAAAATAACATAGCCTTTGTTTTTCAGTTTTACTACCTTTTGGAAGACTTTAATGTTCTTGAGAATCTCCTTATAGTAGGTCAGCTGGCAGGTCTGAAAGATGTCAAAAAGAAGGCTCTTGAAATTCTGAGTTTTTTAAGGCTTGAGGACAAAATAAAGCACAAACCTAATCAGCTTTCGGGTGGTCAGATGCAAAGAGTGGCTATAGGCAGAGCGCTGATGCTTGAACCTAAGGTGCTGCTTGCTGACGAGCCTACTGGCAACTTGGACCTTGATGAAGGTAAAAGAATATTTGAGCTTTTTAAACACCTCAATCAAGAGAAGGGCATCACCTTTCTTATAGCCACTCACAACACAGAACTGAGCAAGTTCTTTGACAGAATAGTGAGAATAAGGAATGGCATACTAACGGATTAG